A part of Lacibacter sp. H407 genomic DNA contains:
- a CDS encoding trans-sulfuration enzyme family protein, producing the protein MEFSTRIIHEDNIKDGSGAVMSPIILSTTFERGEDGISYPSGFFYSRYDNPNRHSLEQKLAKMENGVGCVSFASGLAAATVVFQSLKTGDHIILPDDTYFSIRTILDTMFSGFGLSYTLVDMTDHAALRKAIQPNTKLVWTETPSNPLIKVTDLAAVVAIAKEHNCFTVADNTWATPYYTKPIELGIDIVLHSTTKYLGGHSDILGGALIFGENNQRYEFIKACQRLGGAVPSPYDCWLLCRSLTTFTARMPIHSNNAMQLATYLEAHPKIERVLYPGLASHPQYEVAARQMTNGFGGMLSILVKGDRTTALKLADKLQLFTHATSLGGVESLIEHRKSIEGDLSPTPDNLLRISVGIEDVKDLINDFEQALLFV; encoded by the coding sequence ATGGAATTTTCAACACGCATTATACACGAAGACAATATTAAAGACGGAAGCGGTGCAGTAATGTCGCCCATTATTTTATCCACCACATTCGAACGTGGTGAAGACGGTATCAGTTACCCCAGTGGCTTCTTCTATTCTCGATACGACAACCCCAATCGTCATTCGCTTGAACAAAAACTGGCGAAGATGGAAAACGGCGTGGGCTGTGTAAGTTTTGCATCCGGACTTGCAGCAGCAACTGTAGTATTTCAAAGTTTAAAAACAGGCGATCACATTATTTTACCGGATGATACGTATTTCTCCATCCGTACGATTCTTGATACCATGTTTTCCGGTTTCGGTTTATCGTACACGTTAGTAGATATGACGGATCATGCTGCGTTGCGAAAAGCAATTCAACCCAATACAAAACTGGTATGGACCGAAACACCTTCTAATCCGTTGATCAAAGTAACCGACCTTGCGGCTGTTGTAGCTATTGCAAAAGAACACAACTGTTTTACAGTTGCTGATAATACATGGGCCACTCCTTACTATACCAAACCCATTGAACTGGGGATTGATATCGTATTACATTCAACCACAAAATATCTTGGCGGACATAGTGATATTTTAGGAGGCGCTTTAATTTTTGGAGAGAATAACCAACGCTATGAATTTATTAAAGCCTGCCAGAGACTTGGAGGCGCCGTTCCATCGCCTTACGATTGCTGGTTGTTGTGCAGAAGCTTAACAACGTTTACAGCACGTATGCCGATTCATTCAAACAATGCCATGCAATTAGCAACGTATCTTGAAGCACATCCAAAAATTGAACGTGTGTTGTATCCCGGCCTTGCATCGCATCCGCAATATGAAGTGGCGGCACGACAAATGACAAACGGATTTGGCGGCATGCTTTCCATTCTTGTAAAAGGTGATCGTACAACAGCATTGAAATTAGCAGATAAGCTGCAGTTGTTTACACATGCAACAAGTCTTGGAGGTGTAGAGAGTTTAATTGAGCACCGTAAATCAATTGAAGGCGATCTTTCACCAACACCTGATAACTTGTTACGCATTTCAGTTGGCATTGAAGATGTGAAAGATCTGATCAATGATTTTGAACAGGCATTGCTTTTCGTCTGA
- a CDS encoding DinB family protein, giving the protein MKELLSAYAAYNRWAYQTLTDTILQMDEHLHQQIVKSSFPNLYATILHLWDAESIWWQRMEGHQQMVIPSKQFNPTMKEAVNGLLQQAGEWERFITSTTEENLQREFYYKNLKGDSFRSAVWQVTHHLFNHGTYHRGQLVTMMRELGVTEIPATDFIHWYRTRV; this is encoded by the coding sequence ATGAAAGAATTACTTTCAGCTTATGCTGCATATAATCGGTGGGCCTATCAAACGCTTACAGATACCATCCTTCAAATGGATGAGCATCTGCACCAACAGATCGTGAAAAGCAGTTTCCCGAATTTGTACGCAACAATTCTCCATTTATGGGATGCAGAAAGCATTTGGTGGCAGCGAATGGAAGGGCATCAGCAAATGGTGATACCCAGCAAACAATTTAATCCAACCATGAAAGAAGCGGTGAATGGCTTACTGCAACAGGCAGGAGAGTGGGAAAGGTTTATAACCAGCACCACAGAAGAAAATCTGCAACGTGAATTTTATTATAAAAATCTGAAAGGTGATTCGTTCCGTTCAGCAGTGTGGCAGGTAACACATCACTTGTTCAATCATGGTACTTATCACCGTGGACAACTGGTAACGATGATGCGGGAGTTAGGTGTTACTGAAATTCCTGCAACAGATTTTATTCATTGGTATCGTACACGTGTCTGA
- a CDS encoding beta-ketoacyl-ACP synthase III, with translation MSNKITAAITAVAGWVPEDRLTNFDLEKMVDTNDEWIRTRTGISERRILKGEGLATSDMIVPAVLDLCKKRGIEPSEIDCMIVGTVTPDMVFPSTANVVCDKIGAVNAWGFDLSAACSGFLFSLTTGASYIESGRYKKVVVVGADKMSAIIDYTDRNTCVIFGDGAACVLLEPNEEGFGVQDSILKSDGAGRNFLNMKAGGSLRPASMETVANREHFAYQEGQTVFKFAVKGMADVSAELLERNNLTGEDIAWLVPHQANLRIIDATANRMGLPKEKVMINIEKFGNTTAGTIPLCLWEWEPQLKKGDNIVLAAFGGGFTWGATWIKWAYDGKQN, from the coding sequence ATGAGTAACAAAATCACTGCAGCCATTACGGCTGTTGCCGGATGGGTTCCTGAAGACCGGCTTACCAATTTTGATCTGGAGAAGATGGTTGATACCAACGACGAATGGATCCGCACACGTACCGGTATTTCTGAACGGAGAATTTTAAAAGGCGAAGGACTTGCTACTTCCGACATGATCGTCCCCGCTGTGCTTGATCTCTGCAAAAAACGTGGCATCGAACCATCAGAAATTGATTGCATGATCGTTGGAACGGTTACGCCTGATATGGTGTTTCCTTCCACTGCGAATGTGGTGTGCGATAAGATCGGTGCCGTGAATGCATGGGGTTTTGATTTGAGTGCTGCCTGCAGCGGATTTCTTTTTTCACTCACGACGGGCGCATCATATATCGAAAGTGGCCGCTATAAAAAAGTAGTAGTGGTTGGTGCAGATAAAATGAGTGCCATTATTGATTATACCGATCGCAACACTTGCGTGATCTTTGGCGATGGTGCTGCCTGTGTGTTGTTGGAACCCAATGAAGAAGGTTTTGGTGTACAAGACAGCATTTTAAAAAGCGACGGAGCCGGCAGAAATTTCCTGAACATGAAAGCTGGTGGCAGTCTTCGTCCCGCAAGTATGGAAACAGTTGCCAACCGGGAACATTTTGCTTACCAGGAAGGACAAACGGTTTTCAAGTTTGCAGTAAAAGGCATGGCCGATGTGAGTGCTGAATTATTAGAGCGCAACAATTTAACAGGTGAAGATATTGCATGGCTGGTACCACACCAGGCCAACCTCCGCATCATTGATGCAACAGCCAACCGCATGGGTTTGCCAAAAGAAAAAGTAATGATCAACATTGAAAAGTTTGGCAATACCACTGCCGGCACGATTCCTCTTTGTTTGTGGGAATGGGAACCGCAATTAAAGAAAGGCGATAACATTGTGCTGGCTGCATTTGGCGGCGGGTTTACTTGGGGCGCTACGTGGATCAAGTGGGCGTATGATGGAAAACAAAATTAG
- the ruvA gene encoding Holliday junction branch migration protein RuvA, whose amino-acid sequence MFAYLKGAFTLKTPTVVHIDVHGVGYEVQVSLNTYSKIQNLQEGTLFTHLLVREDAHILYGFYERSEKEVFLHLLSVSGVGASTARIMLSSLQAEEVVRAILSGNEGLLESVKGIGKKTAQRIVLELRDKLSKSPIDANISALTHNTLEQDALTAMTALGIARNAAESAIKKARQTNTEFVEVQELIKAALKCL is encoded by the coding sequence ATGTTTGCATATCTCAAAGGAGCATTTACCCTCAAAACCCCAACTGTTGTTCACATTGATGTACATGGTGTCGGCTATGAAGTACAGGTGAGTTTGAACACCTATTCCAAGATCCAGAACCTGCAGGAAGGAACATTATTTACCCATTTGTTGGTGCGTGAAGACGCTCATATTCTCTACGGTTTTTATGAACGCTCCGAAAAAGAAGTATTTCTTCACCTGCTCAGTGTAAGTGGGGTTGGTGCTTCCACCGCACGGATCATGCTTTCGTCGTTGCAGGCCGAAGAGGTAGTACGAGCTATTCTTTCAGGAAATGAGGGTTTATTGGAAAGCGTAAAAGGGATTGGAAAAAAGACGGCGCAGCGAATTGTTTTAGAGCTGCGGGACAAGCTTTCGAAGTCGCCAATTGATGCGAATATTTCTGCACTGACTCACAATACTTTAGAACAAGATGCGTTAACTGCTATGACTGCTTTGGGCATAGCCCGAAATGCAGCCGAATCGGCCATAAAAAAAGCCCGGCAAACAAATACGGAATTTGTTGAAGTGCAAGAGCTGATTAAGGCGGCATTGAAGTGTCTTTAA